The DNA sequence atatttatatacaaaaatttatttttggtattAATGGACTTGAAGAGAGGGAGGGTTTCGGTGACCAGCGGCTATCAACCTGCAACAAAGGAACGAAGCACCCAACTTTCTCTCTACTAGCCAATGCTGACCACGACCTTTCAAATCTGCAGCTACTAACACATTCTTATTGAAATTCTTCTCTCTTCAGTATATAATTTGGagcgttcttttttttttcagccaGCTGCTTTGGGTGGGCTAGTGTTTGGGTGTGGGTCAGACTTCCTAGCCCATAccatgacaaataaaaaaaataaaaaacaaatattaaatagCAATGCGCCAATTCATAAGCTAGGAGTATAGGTGGATGTGAATTTGTGATATAATGTCTAAGATTGGGAATTCTCTAAtctatttccaaaaaaaaaaaaaaaaaaagcctagGAGTATTAATGTGTTTTAAATTTGAAGGCGTTTTAAAAAGTTTGTCTTTAATGTCGTCTTTTTAACCAGTGAAACGAATTTAATAACGAATAATATAATGAAATTGCATTTTTATATAAGAGAGTAGTCCGTACATCCCTTTAtttgtcaaatttaaaatttgtatgtGCAATTTCCTTTTGTGACACGTGTCAACCGTGAAACAAACACGTACACTATGCTGTCATTGACTGGGTTGAATACTAACAAACTTTGGCAATTGATTCATAGAGCAGGAGTCTAGGATTAGAATACTTGGACTTTTACTTAGTCCATTGCCCAATGATAGCAAAGTCGCCTAAACtaataaaatgtaaaaaaaatttagaggaTGAGCAACTTTATCAAATTTTATCTAatatgtaattaataaaaaaaagtgagtcattaaataaaattttacaccaattttacactattaaaatcattattaataactatttaatgactacaaatcacaaaaattactaatCCTTAACACTCCTCTAAAATGTAATCTAACATATATAGTAAATACATATAGCATATTCCATTTAATTATCTACAAAACTTAATCGGAGACCAAAGTGCGTGCTAGCTAGCTGATGCAAGCATACACGTAACAGGTAATTAAATTACGTTGGCGGCGGCTTCATTGGAGTATATATATAGCACTTAGTTATTAATTAGCACCACAACATTATATTGTATACTCTTATTATTAGCAAACATTTACTACATCCAATTTGTGACATATACAATGTCTTCAACAGCGGTCCCTGTCCCAAATGTGGTCCTACAATCATCATTCAGCATGCCGGTGATCGCCTTTGGAACTGGCTCCGAAGCAAACGACAACGACACCATCAAAGCGGCGGCCGTTGAGGCCATCAAGCTCGGTTACAGGCACTTTGACACCGCTTCTTTTTATGACTCCGAACAGCCTCTCGGAGAAGCCTTTGCTGAAGCCCTTCAACTTGGCCTCATAAATTCCAGAGATGAACTTTTCATCACTTCCAAGTTATGGCTCTCCGATAATCATCCCCATCTTGTTCTCCCTGCTTTACAAAAATCACTCCAGTAagatcattttatttttataattaatcagATATTATTAAAGTATATGTTGAATAATAAACTCTGATGGATGCATGCTAATAGAGATAGAGTATGTAATATAACAGATCAAGATCAAGAAAATAAAGTTACAGTTGTTAAGAGATAGTCAAGCCTAGTTTGTTGTCAAATCTGTTAGGTAGCATTTGTTTGAGAGACTAAAattcagtatcgtgtttgttagttcagagactggtactaaaatttttgtctcagtctctaaaatttcagtatttcagtatttTCAAAAAGTAAGGACACAGGGACTGAAaattttagagatggagactgaaactttaataacattttatacctaaaatacttttatttcaattaattaattccaattttatcctttgtgcaaattaaattagagtttcattcttttttcaatttctgtctcctatTTTACactaaacagaatactgagatttatttcaatctctatctctcaGTTAGTctttctgtctctccaccaaatgcTACCTTATTTCTGTTTTCTCTGCTAACAACAAAATTCTGTGGCagcttgctatatatatatatatatagcagagTTGCCTCATCTATGTAACAGGATCCAATTACTCAATCATCAAATCATTTTAGTTTTTTGTttcattgaaaactctttcacatgcATGCAGGAATCTTGGATTAGAATACTTGGACCTTTACTTGGTCCACTGTCCAATGAGTGCAAAGCCTGAAATAAGAAAATTTCCTTATAACGAAGATGAATTGCTGCCATTTGACATGAAGGGTGTTTGGACTTCAATAGAGAAATGCCACAGCTTGGGTCTCACAAAATCAATTGGAGTTAGCAACTTCTCTACCAAGAAACTTGAACAACTCCTCTCATTTGCTACTATTCCTCCTGCCGTTAatcaagtaattttttttattcatattaattatacacaaatattaattttattcattGGATCACTAAACTAAATACCGTTCCACACCGTACCAATCACACAATAAATAGGTGGAGTTGAATCCTTCTTGGCAGCAAAAGAATCTAAGAGAATATTGCAAAACCAAGAATATTGTGATAACTGCATATTCTCCTTTGGGAGCTAAAGGAACCAGTTGGGGTAGTAACGATGTTATGGACAGTGAATTGCTCAAGCAAATTGGACATGCTCATGGAAAAACTGTTGCTcaggtaaaaaaaagaaaaacaattaaagtTGTGTATCAATTTTGAGTTTAGATTATATATATAGAACCATTTTTAACGTAACTTGGTGTATCTAATTGATGTAATGTATTTGAATTGGTTATAGGTAAGTCTTAGATGGTTGTACGAGCAAGGTGTGACTTTTGCAGTAAAGAGCTACACCAAGGAGAGAATGAAACAGAACTTAGAAATATTTGATTTTTCGCTTACAAATGATGATTACCAAAAGATTAATCAAATCAAACAGACGCGCAAAATGAACGGGCCTGCTACATTCGATCTTTCTGATATTCTATGGGATGGAGAAAATTAGATACCAGACTCATTCATGTTTTGTCACTTTTGTGTTTTGTGCGTGTATGGCCGTCTAATAGAAGAATCAATAGTCTTCAAATAAAAGGATTTATTCTCAGATTGAAAAGTATATTGGATAAGTATATATTGTTATTGTTTAGAGCTAATTATTGTTTATGTCTTGAGTTATTGTAACTATTGTTTATTTGTGTTGTTATTGAGTTATAAGTCGAATAAAGTATCGTTCAATCAGTGAGTAATTAAATGTAATTCTTCTTGTATAATTAAGTTTCGTGTAATGGATGTCTTTAACTTCGATCTCTTCTCTCTGATTTTGTAATATAATATGTGAGAatctgaaaataaaattaaaattaaattgaaatacaTCTAAATACAGAAAATTGTTAGAAAGCTTTTAGTTTTATACAGCAAGTGAGTTTGTTAAAATTAGCTGAAAAttaattgtttatcttttttttttgtacaaaTATATAAGGTGTATATTTATAGTGTAAAAATGTGATGCTTCCTTTATTCAATGTACAAAGAATATTCATCATCCAAATTTTTTTCTGACTTCTTCGAATCTTCTTCAACTCTCTTCTTCAATTTCCGATCTGCTAAAGCTTTAGTTCttaccttttttttcttctctcttgcaACACTCTATAGACTAGTATCATTTTATATGGTATTAGAGTTTCAAACGATCCTTCAATAGTACTTGATGACATGAATGCTGCCAATTTTGCTAATTTTGTTGCGAATTTTGAGCGATTCACTGTTTTTATGACCTAATTTTTATAATTCTAAAATCAATTTATGAGATCTGGTTCTTCCTTCATTTCTGACTTTATTAGTTCttattttcttcatcatggtgaaAGTCTTGGCACTCTGTTGATACCTTTTCAGCTCACACCTCAAAATTACTATCAGTGGTCACATGATATATGACGTGCTCTCAAATCTAAGATCCACAAAAAGATTAATTGCTTCACTCTTACTTACTTTAAAGCCTACGTAATTTAGACTTGGAAAAAAGATTTGTAGTGTAGCACTCGAGGAAGTTAGGGACTTGGTAGGAATTAGGAACTACGCTTTAAGGGTTTTCAGAATTAATTAATTACCCGGAGGAATTTGAAGGACATTTTAAGATAATCTCTTTGATGATGAGGCTCTCAGATCTAAGAATAAGATGAAATTCTTAGATGGATCAATTATAAAACCTGCTGAGCATGAAGCTAGCTACCTTCGAAACTTAAGATCGATGCAATAGCTTTCTCTTTTTTTGGATCAATCTCTCTCTCAGCCCAGAAATTACTAAGAATATGATGTGGATCACTTCTGTTTTAGGTTTGTGGAACAATTTTAACGTTCGCTACTTGCATGGAGATGTGTTTAGAGTTGGTGAGTTGAAGGAGGAGTTTTATTCTATTCGTACTATTCGTCAAGATGATTCTACTGTTATTATTTATttcactaaattaaaatttatttgagaGGAATTAGAGAATTTTTGTACCATTTTTAGTTGTTTAATTTGTGTTAATGGTTTCAATTGGGATTGAAAACGGTTAGAgattatgcatctaagaaatatgttgttaaatttttaataaacttaATCGAGCAATATTCTATTGTCAAGTCTCAAGTCATGCTTTTTGAAGTTTTTGTTTGATATTAATATTGTCTTGGTCAACAAGAATGTCAGTTCTATTCGAATTTCATGAATATTAAAATAGTTGCTAATTTCATAAAAGTGCAGCATTCTTCGGACAATAATCCTTTTTCGAGAGATAGAACACGAGGCAGAAATTAAGGACAAGATAAATAAGCTTCTGAAAATTATGTTAGAGGATATATTTTATcagaaatgtttggtaacaaaaaaacaTTAGGCAAAAAcagtcataattttttttatttagtattcattaattatcgcgacaattaatgaatgttaaataaagtaagctgttttttttttttgtctccctagCATTATCCATATTTTATAAGTTGTACACTTATTATAACCGAATTGCTCATTtggttaataattattattaaaagaagagaaaaacctAAAACAGctctgacaattacctcgaaagacaatgaggtatttgacaaaaaaaatccaACTCAGCCCATGAAAATTACCTCGAAAGCACAACGAAACTCTTGtgacaaaaaaaagtcaatgttattttttttagcaCAAAGACTAATTAATCACTAAAAAGAATCAAGAACcgaattaagtatttttttttttcttaaaaatctcgTTGTCCTTTTGAAATATTTGGCTGGACCGAGGTATTCCCTCTAGTAGGATGATAAGGGTAACCACACAGTGCTGTAATTGACTcggttgaataataataaattaaacttcGGATGATTACATACAGCAGGAGTCTTGGATTAGAATCCTTGGACCTTTACTTAGTCCATTGCCCAATGAGTGCAAAGCCTAAACTAAGGACATTTCTTAATAGAATTATTAAAGAAGGGGAGACGCTCGTAAATACGGATGATATTTTAAATGTAGACAATTAATATCTGAAAAgataaaaggtaattaaatagTTTGAATGTTATCTAACATAGTAAATACATACATATAGctataaaatgaaaaatgaaaagttAATCCTATTTaagttaaaatatttatataacttTTTTCTTAAAACATATTTGAGACTCATTTAAAACTTATAATTAGAATACATTAAGACTGTGTTTGTTTTTGTGAACAGGATAAGACAAAACATTAACAACAAGACATAAAAGgacagaaatataaaattttgtgttcttatatTCTGTTGGgtaataaactagaacaaattatgaaaatctaatttattctcatttttttttattcaaaaaatttgagacgaaaaatataataataaaaaaatataattataaaaaattaataaaattaatgaaaaataaattgtattccATATTAGTGTCTTCGTATCCTTCCTATTAGGATGGatataaaatacattaattcaGTGTTCCTAGATACATTATCTCTGTTCATATCTCCTCTATCAAacatgattttgtgtctctgtgtaATGTCCTATATCTATAAATAAATGCAGCCTAAGTGTTACATATTAGAATACACGTTAacttaataaaagaaaagaaaatatatataatgcATGAGATAGTATAATAAATATTCCTGGTGTAGTTATCTACATGAGTTAAGCTTGGATACGAAACAAATAAAAAACGAAAGGTGCGTGCTGATGATGCATGCATAGACGTAACAGGTAATTAAATACCATATTTTTTACCTTAAGGGCGGCTTCATTGGACTATATAATGAAAGAATCTTAGCATTTCCACATTGCATATACAATGTCTTCAACAGAAAAACCAGCATCGGTTCCTGTCCCAAATGTGGTCCTACAACCATCATTCAGCATGCCGGTGATCGCCTTTGGAACTGGCTCCGAAGCAAACGACAACGACACCATCAAAGCAGCGGCCATTGAGGCCATCAAGCTCGGTTACAGGCACTTTGACACCGCTTCCATCTATGATTCCGAACAGCCTCTCGGAGAAGCCTTTGCTGAAGCCCTTCAACTTGGCCTCATAAATTCCAGAGATGAACTTTTCATCACTTCCAAGTTATGGCTCTCCGATAATCATCCCCATCTTGTTCTCTCTGCTTTACAAAACTCACTTCAGTAAGatcattttattttcataattaatCAGATCAGATATTATTAAAGTAAATGTTGAGAAGGCATGATTGATGAATATATAATAAACTCTGATTGATTCATGCATGCAGGAATCTTGGATTAGAATACTTGGATCTTTACTTGGTCCACTGTCCAATGAGTGCAAAGCCTGAAATAAGAAAATTTCCTTATAATGAAGACGAATTGCTGCCATTTGACTTGAAGGGTGTTTGGACTTCAATGGAGAAATGCCACAGCTTGGGCCTCACAAAATCAATTGGAGTTAGCAACTTCTCTACCAAGAAACTTGAACATCTCCTCTCTTTTGCTACTATTCCTCCTGCAGTTAatcaagtaattttttttattcatattaattataCACATAAACATTGATTTTATTCATTGGATCACTAAATTAAATACCGTTCCACACTAATCACACAATAAATAGGTGGAGTTGAATCCATCCTGGCAGCAAAAGAATCTAAGAGAATATTGCAAAACCAAGAATATTGTGATAACTGCATATTCTCCTTTGGGAGCCAAAGGAGCCAGTTGGGGTAGTAATGATGTTATGAACAGTGAATTGCTCAAGCAAATTGCACATGCTCATGGTAAAACTGTTGCTcaggtaaacaaaaaaaaatgaaaaataattaaagttgtgCATCAATTTTGAGTTTACATTATGTATAGAGAACCATTTACAACGTAACTCACCTATCTAATGATGTAATTCATTTAAATTGGTTATAGGTAAGTCTTAGATGGTTGTACGAGCAAGGTGTGACTTTTGCAGTGAAGAGCTACAACAAAGAGAGAATGAAACAAAATCTAGATATATTTGATTTTTCACTTACAAATGATGACTACCAAAAGATTAATCACATGAAACAGGAGCGCAAACTGAAGAACGGTCCTGCTGCTTTCGATCTTCCTGACCTATTTGATGGAGAAAATTAGATACCACACTCATTCATCAGGTTTTGTGTTATGTGCCAGATTGGATAAGTATATTTGATTGATGTTTTAAATATTTAGCTTTAGTTTTAAATTATTGTCTACATATTTGAGTGATTGTAGTTGATTTGTTGTTAATGAGTTTATAGATGGAATGAAGCATTCTTCAATCAGTgatttaatttattgtaattcttTTGTATAAGTTTCGCGTAATATAATGGATGTATTTAATGACATATGATACAGTCGGAAGAGACCTATATAACTTGATATGCACAAATATTATTACCTGCTGATCAAAAGAAACGAAAATAAAATGACAAGCTATGAAGATGTATATAAACATAAGGAAAAGAGACGATGATAATGAGATTGACGAAGAATAGAGACAAGGACAAGGACCAGAGGCGAGGCAGAGAAGAACCACCCCAATACTCTCAACTTCTCTCAGCAATTCTAATTCCTGTTGCAATTCTTCTATAACCTTCTTTGAATTATATTTACTAGAGCATTGTCATTAAACCAATTCGTGTCTGCATGTCTTGATTTTCTGGGCCAGTATATACATTGTTGATCTACTAAAATTAATGCTCCAAGCTTCTTTAATGACTTCTCTAGCTTTTTTGTTCTCGCACCATCTTACTTAGAATTTAAACCTTCTCTTTATAGCCTCCATTTGTGGGGTGTTTTCTAATAAGAAAGGTACATGACCCGATCCATTTTTCACAAGCCTAATAACCGCTAAAGAGGGATATAGGGTCAGCCAGTTTATATACACAATTCTTGTATTAGATCTACCCCTGGCCTCCTATTTGACCCATGGTTTTCAAAATTGGATTAGATCAGTTGGTTGAACCGGTCCAACCAAAAATTAGCATTACAAGTGATTCGGTTCACCACTAAAAATCGCGACCAGTTTGCTTAATGCGGCGTggcgttttgaaaaaaaaaatgcgtgctctgaatgaatgctgaaattttttatttaaattaaataaatataatatttactatTTAAATAAACGTGGAAGTATTTATTAAAATGTATTTCTTGTCATATATCGGATGCACCCATAATGCGTGCGagcaaaataatttttatatataatgttACGATATTTTcgtaaaaaaacatatatatcaaCATGCAAaacattattttcttaaaaattaacatatttaaattaGAACTAAAAAAAGTACATAAAAAATAGATAGAATTGGATTGATTTAAACTTGAAATAAGGTTTTACGAGGAATTAAAAGTTACGTGTAAACATTTGAAACATTAATTATGTGAGAGAATATTAGGGATTAAAAGTGATGTGATCAAGATGAAAAATTACGTGGTCTGATTTCATAATGAGAAGAAAcggaattattttttttatttttttctgttttatctGTTCCATCAATTCCACGTTTGTTTTAATACAATAACTGAGCATGTATTAAAGgtttttgacattttttttttctcatcgtATAACTGAACacgtacaattttttttttaatttaaatcaatctaatttgatctattttttttatgtactctctttaaatacaaattcaaatgggttaatttaaaaaaaaatgatgtaCTAATCAATTTCGAATCACTAATTTTAAATACGTAGGATAagatataacttttaaaaattgggttaatttaaaaataaaaattaaattgatattgttttaatcataattttttttataataatacacgtattttttttgtaatatttttttttataataatacatgcagttttaaatttacaaaaatattataacgTTTATAAATACGTAGTTTTAAATGATTATAggaattttgtgtttttgttgaaataATTGATTTGCTCGCTTTGGTTTGCTGCTatgttgtgttttttattttttgttaaataattatttgatttCTGGGTTCTGGCTCTGGTTGCtgctttgtgtttttctttttattttctgttttgatttcTGAAGGTGCAAGCATGGATACCGctgctatttttgaatttctgGCTCTGcaattttttaattcttgttgataatttattgatttcatgatttttgttgatttttttgtttgttgtgACTTTGTTTAGTTAGTGGGTGACGAAATCCTCATAGACAAAGACCAAGAGGAGCTAGTAGAGCTGAAAAGGGTTCAAGAAAAATGGTGGGAACTCCTATTAATGGAAGAGTAAGGCCATCTTTTGCAGTTGTAAATGGTGGAAATGATCAACAATATGGCCCTATCCACCTAGCAATGCTGGGTCGGATTATGGTGTTATAGAGTTCACTAGAGAGGATATTGAAGCCTTGCTAAATGAAAAGTCCAAAAGGAAAGACAGATTCAATTATAAGGTTAGTTAAGATGTTGTTTTAAGCTCCTTGAGTTGGTATGTTATGTGTTGGCATCAATGCTTGTTTCGGTTAATTATTTGAGTTTGAGACCAAAGATGGAACCAAGATTCTTTGTTGTTTGGGTAACCATCAACGTGGATTAACACTaaatcaaggaagaagaactgAATTCAATTATTTCGGAAATAAGAAGGAATTGCACTTCATTGCAAGAGAAGTTAATAAAGGAAGAAACAGAAAGATTAGTAAATTAGATTTTTCCtctaaaaagttaaataaaagttTTGAACAATAAATTATTAATGATACAgatcccaaatttccaatatgaTCATGTGAGGTATCACACTATTACTGTATTAAATAGATAGATTCCAAACTCATATTTGATAGCGTCCCCAAGAAAAACTAGTTATATATCTTcctcaatttaattttaatttttcaacaaaatttgaaatttaaaattaaataagacgGGATAAAATCTACCCAAAATAAATAGACAGAGATATGCAACAAACAAGACACACTGAATTTGTTTAGGTATTATtcaattattagaaaaaaaattagtgtgcttaacaaaattttaataataaaagtaaaaatattagcaaaataaaaaaatattttttaaaaaaattataatttatatatttttaaaatttctttatttaaaaaatatattattaacataataaattaaaaaaaattatattattatatctaaatataattattaagtaaaaaatatttttatatcagATATTTAAGTGCTTGTTTGAgcgccattattttgataaaaaaagatttttttttattttttagtgtgtttgcaaatttctaatagtaaaaataaaaatattagaaaaataaaaaaaaaatcttttttgagaagctgtaatttacatctttttttaaaagattttttttccttaaaaaaatatgtctttcatataataaataaacaaaagagtacttttatattgttatactcaaacataattgatagataaaaagatttttttgcattaaatatccaaatataaaattacttttactttttcataaaatcttttaaaaaaagataactcaaaaaaagatcttttcttaaaaatttacccaaattctaaatataaaatatttttttaaagatcctttaaaaaaaaaattaatattttttaagaggCTCAAACAAATCCTATATATACGTACCAAACACAGCGAACTTCAAACAAATCCTGGCTTCTGCAGTTTGCGTCTCATCTGGGAATAACATAGCTCGAGTCTGAGATATGGGTGACGACATTGATGGATGGGCAAACATTCATGATGACATCTTGAAGGAAATTGTAGAGCACTTCTATTCGTACGATGATTTCATCCAACTTCGTTTAGTTTGCAAGCAATGGAGCTTGAAACTTCCAGAGATCTCCAGCAAGATTTTGTGGCTGCTGGTACCTGAAGAATCTTCCAGTACTCATATTTATGAAGACGAGGAGATCTACCATCTCATGAACTTACCTATTGCTGGTGAAGTACCGCTTGATATTCAGTCTCTTGATGAAGACGAGATCCACCATCTCAAGCTACCAGAGATGCAGAACAAATTGATCCGTGGTTCTTTTGGTGGATGGTTGATCGTCCTAGATATATACCAAGGTTCGATGTATATGTTAAATGCATTTACAAAGGTCCGTTTAGATCTTCCTCCAATATCAACTTTTCCGGATATAGTTGACTACAATCCTAACAATTATGGCTTTGAATATACTGTTTGGGATTGGGATGATGACAATGGGGATAATTTGCGGATATCGAGTAGTTTCATAAATAGTGGCCAGGTTTGGAAGGTTATTATAAATTCATGTCCTAGCAATGACAATGAAGATTTTTTGGCAGTGGCCATATATGGACCTCGTTGTACATTAGCCTTTTACAAACCAAATGATAAGAGATGGTTAGATCTTTTAACTAGAAAACCGTCGTTTCATGATGTCATATCGTTTCATGATGTCATATTTTTTGGAGAGAAGATATATGCAGTAGACGAAGGTGGCCAGCTATACGAATTTGATACAAACACAAAATCAGGGCCTGTAGGTGGTATTCATGAAGCCAAACCTCCCTCTGATGCTGCGCTGGGTCCTTACCAGCTTAAATATTTGGTTGGGTGTGCTAATGGAAGTTTATTGATGTTGGCGAGACATTTTATGCCTGTAAGTCACTGGACTTACAAATTTGATATCTATGAATTAAAGAAGAATGCAAAAGAATGGTCCAGACTAGATAGTTTGAAAAATTACGCACTGATGATTGGATTCAACTCTTCTGTTCAAATGCTGCCTGCAAGTCTTCAAACCAAAGGAAATCAAATCTACTTTACAGATAACCTAATAGAATTGAAATCGCTGGACTGTGCCGAATATCAAGATATTGGCATCTTCAACTTGGACGATGGAAGTTGTCAAACACTATTAGACGAAGAAAAGTTCACGTGTCCTCCCGTCTGGTGTTATTCTAGCTCATTTCTTtagtgtttttattattattttaaaagattatttgtaGTGTGTTTGTTCTTCCTTAtagtaaaattttaatgaaaacatGTTTATCTCCATTTTGTTATTATTCAGTAGTGCTATTTAGACTtgtaatttctctctcttcactttatagtttattttagtaaaaatattgaaAGATCAGGTATCGGATTCGATAGTTTTATACCGTGGTTTCATaaacaaaatatgttttttaagttttttaataaacattaaataatttttatttaattttaactacaaattaattttttatatattatttaattataaaatttattttttattttataaattattattttattattcatttatcatatttattaataataaaaaataaaaataataataaattagatatttcattaattataataaatattttgataattttaatcaATTAGAATTTTGTCCTTGATTCCTTACATCCGTAAACGCTGATGAATGGA is a window from the Arachis hypogaea cultivar Tifrunner chromosome 17, arahy.Tifrunner.gnm2.J5K5, whole genome shotgun sequence genome containing:
- the LOC112764075 gene encoding NAD(P)H-dependent 6'-deoxychalcone synthase; amino-acid sequence: MSSTAVPVPNVVLQSSFSMPVIAFGTGSEANDNDTIKAAAVEAIKLGYRHFDTASFYDSEQPLGEAFAEALQLGLINSRDELFITSKLWLSDNHPHLVLPALQKSLQNLGLEYLDLYLVHCPMSAKPEIRKFPYNEDELLPFDMKGVWTSIEKCHSLGLTKSIGVSNFSTKKLEQLLSFATIPPAVNQVELNPSWQQKNLREYCKTKNIVITAYSPLGAKGTSWGSNDVMDSELLKQIGHAHGKTVAQVSLRWLYEQGVTFAVKSYTKERMKQNLEIFDFSLTNDDYQKINQIKQTRKMNGPATFDLSDILWDGEN
- the LOC112764077 gene encoding NAD(P)H-dependent 6'-deoxychalcone synthase, with the protein product MSSTEKPASVPVPNVVLQPSFSMPVIAFGTGSEANDNDTIKAAAIEAIKLGYRHFDTASIYDSEQPLGEAFAEALQLGLINSRDELFITSKLWLSDNHPHLVLSALQNSLQNLGLEYLDLYLVHCPMSAKPEIRKFPYNEDELLPFDLKGVWTSMEKCHSLGLTKSIGVSNFSTKKLEHLLSFATIPPAVNQVELNPSWQQKNLREYCKTKNIVITAYSPLGAKGASWGSNDVMNSELLKQIAHAHGKTVAQVSLRWLYEQGVTFAVKSYNKERMKQNLDIFDFSLTNDDYQKINHMKQERKLKNGPAAFDLPDLFDGEN
- the LOC112765647 gene encoding probable F-box protein At4g22165, which encodes MGDDIDGWANIHDDILKEIVEHFYSYDDFIQLRLVCKQWSLKLPEISSKILWLLVPEESSSTHIYEDEEIYHLMNLPIAGEVPLDIQSLDEDEIHHLKLPEMQNKLIRGSFGGWLIVLDIYQGSMYMLNAFTKVRLDLPPISTFPDIVDYNPNNYGFEYTVWDWDDDNGDNLRISSSFINSGQVWKVIINSCPSNDNEDFLAVAIYGPRCTLAFYKPNDKRWLDLLTRKPSFHDVISFHDVIFFGEKIYAVDEGGQLYEFDTNTKSGPVGGIHEAKPPSDAALGPYQLKYLVGCANGSLLMLARHFMPVSHWTYKFDIYELKKNAKEWSRLDSLKNYALMIGFNSSVQMLPASLQTKGNQIYFTDNLIELKSLDCAEYQDIGIFNLDDGSCQTLLDEEKFTCPPVWCYSSSFL